The following coding sequences lie in one Candidatus Nitrospira allomarina genomic window:
- the thiI gene encoding tRNA uracil 4-sulfurtransferase ThiI, which translates to MLHVLVHYHELALKGGNRKHFEYRLVHHLRGALKPLAHVHVEALQGRIRVSFEEEAAWPCLQEQIKRVFGIVNFSLTRAVPLAYNQSDLTVLKDAIIAHLPTHPYATFRVSVKRADKRFVKTSMDVEREIGAAVAAHTGKRVNLSHPDMSIFSELVPPYAYYSYQREAGPGGLPTGTGGKVICLISGGIDSPVAAYRMMKRGCKAVFVHFHGRPYLSRVSEEKVRDQVALLTKYQLSSRLHLIPFGDIQSQIVINTPPPVRVVLYRRLMLRIAAKIAEQEEAWALTTGDSLGQVASQTPENISVINEATSLPILRPLIGMDKLEITQQAQALGSFETSIEPDQDCCTLFVPKHPQTRCQLPHILKVEQALDIPKLVQQSLQEKELVTFSHAERMDRRAPQ; encoded by the coding sequence ATGCTTCATGTTTTAGTGCATTATCATGAACTCGCTCTCAAGGGAGGCAACCGGAAACATTTCGAATACCGGTTAGTCCACCATCTGCGAGGAGCCCTGAAACCCCTGGCACATGTGCATGTCGAAGCACTCCAGGGACGAATACGGGTGAGCTTCGAGGAAGAGGCGGCGTGGCCGTGCTTGCAGGAACAGATCAAGCGCGTATTCGGTATCGTCAATTTTTCTTTGACCAGAGCCGTGCCATTGGCTTACAACCAATCCGATCTCACGGTTCTCAAAGATGCGATCATTGCACACCTGCCCACTCATCCTTATGCCACCTTTCGAGTCAGTGTCAAACGGGCAGACAAGCGATTCGTCAAAACTTCAATGGATGTGGAACGAGAAATTGGGGCCGCCGTCGCCGCCCATACCGGCAAGCGAGTCAACCTTTCACACCCCGATATGTCGATTTTTAGCGAATTAGTCCCGCCCTACGCCTACTACTCCTATCAACGGGAGGCAGGACCCGGGGGACTACCGACGGGGACCGGAGGAAAAGTCATTTGCCTCATTTCCGGTGGTATCGATTCTCCAGTGGCAGCCTATCGCATGATGAAACGTGGCTGTAAAGCCGTCTTTGTGCATTTTCATGGTCGTCCATATCTCTCACGGGTTTCTGAGGAAAAAGTCCGCGATCAGGTCGCGTTACTCACGAAGTATCAACTGTCTTCCCGTCTTCACCTCATTCCCTTTGGGGATATTCAAAGCCAAATCGTCATCAACACGCCGCCACCCGTGCGCGTCGTGCTTTACCGTCGCTTGATGCTCCGCATCGCTGCAAAAATTGCCGAGCAGGAGGAGGCATGGGCCCTCACGACCGGAGACAGCCTGGGTCAAGTGGCGTCCCAAACGCCGGAAAATATTTCTGTCATTAACGAAGCCACGTCACTTCCCATCCTTCGTCCGCTCATCGGGATGGATAAGTTGGAAATCACGCAACAAGCTCAAGCGCTGGGATCGTTCGAGACCTCCATCGAACCGGACCAAGACTGCTGCACGCTCTTTGTCCCAAAACATCCACAAACACGATGCCAGCTACCCCATATCCTCAAAGTCGAGCAAGCCCTAGACATTCCCAAGCTGGTTCAGCAAAGCCTACAAGAAAAGGAATTGGTCACTTTCTCCCATGCAGAACGGATGGATCGAAGGGCACCACAGTAG
- the coaE gene encoding dephospho-CoA kinase (Dephospho-CoA kinase (CoaE) performs the final step in coenzyme A biosynthesis.): protein MVVVGLTGGLASGKTTVAKIFQSLGARIIDADELARAVVNPGKPAWRDIVKEFGTQVLAEDHTINRQALADIVFKSPKKLHVLQAIIHPRVAREQAKQVRSMRHEYPHAVIIYDAALLLEAGAHKRMDHVIVVTADRATQLARACRRDGLTKAQALRRIRQQMPLRHKLDYADAVLDGSWSRTQLRHAVQSLYRTYVSEARSRTARRSLNTP, encoded by the coding sequence ATGGTCGTCGTCGGATTAACTGGAGGCTTGGCATCAGGAAAAACGACCGTCGCCAAGATTTTTCAATCACTGGGAGCAAGAATTATTGACGCCGACGAACTGGCCAGAGCTGTTGTTAATCCTGGAAAACCTGCTTGGAGGGATATCGTCAAGGAATTCGGGACACAAGTGCTCGCCGAAGACCACACCATCAATCGCCAAGCTCTCGCTGATATCGTGTTTAAATCCCCTAAGAAATTACACGTTTTGCAAGCAATCATTCATCCCCGTGTCGCCCGAGAACAGGCCAAACAGGTCAGGAGCATGCGACACGAATATCCTCATGCGGTTATCATTTATGATGCTGCGCTATTATTGGAAGCCGGTGCACACAAGCGTATGGATCATGTCATCGTGGTCACCGCCGACCGGGCCACTCAACTCGCCCGCGCCTGCCGTCGTGATGGTCTGACCAAGGCCCAAGCCCTCCGGCGAATCAGACAACAAATGCCCCTTCGGCACAAGCTCGATTATGCCGACGCCGTATTGGATGGATCATGGTCCCGTACACAGTTGCGCCATGCGGTCCAGTCATTGTATAGGACATATGTCAGTGAGGCGAGGTCACGAACAGCCCGCCGCAGCCTCAACACCCCATAG
- a CDS encoding right-handed parallel beta-helix repeat-containing protein, giving the protein MRVQRMSTTIRPGFFLCALILCVLPGLASANTEELAPSEAVVSSVWQVALDGSGHFTSIQEAIDQAASGDTILIKRGAYAEDVTVHSKEGLSIIGEGMDLVVLTGKKRVGTLHIGKWPYGATNVTIQDLSVIQHGGLGVGIFNGSGVRLTRIRVNGMVFSQQVQDVLLEDCVIGDSETTGVAFADSTGTLSGNLIYHNDHGVAIGGTSDVTLKQNVITRSLYEAVLMTDQSKARLIQNTLAQNGGGAAFHDDAQADVQGNIITQSAVGFLFFPGSHTTLAFNALSGNQGDYVMTGTPPTPAPDRAGKTDVQFAPGFVSPENGDFRLQSDSSLIQVGAFPYLGALPPVSSNP; this is encoded by the coding sequence GTGAGAGTTCAACGCATGTCGACCACCATTCGACCGGGTTTCTTTTTATGTGCTCTGATTCTGTGTGTCCTGCCTGGATTGGCGTCTGCCAATACTGAGGAACTTGCGCCCTCGGAGGCCGTTGTCTCGTCAGTATGGCAAGTTGCCTTGGATGGATCAGGGCATTTCACCTCGATTCAAGAAGCGATTGATCAGGCTGCATCAGGTGATACGATTTTGATTAAACGGGGAGCCTATGCCGAGGATGTTACGGTACATAGCAAGGAGGGTTTGTCGATTATCGGCGAAGGCATGGACCTGGTAGTCTTGACCGGGAAAAAGCGTGTCGGGACTCTGCATATTGGTAAGTGGCCGTATGGGGCAACGAATGTGACGATTCAAGATCTGTCCGTGATTCAACACGGAGGATTGGGAGTTGGGATTTTTAATGGCAGTGGCGTGCGATTAACACGAATTCGAGTCAATGGAATGGTGTTTAGTCAACAGGTGCAGGATGTTCTTTTGGAAGATTGTGTGATTGGTGACAGTGAGACAACAGGTGTGGCATTTGCGGATTCTACAGGCACCCTATCGGGCAACCTGATTTACCATAATGACCATGGCGTGGCTATCGGAGGCACCTCTGATGTGACCCTCAAACAGAATGTGATAACCCGAAGTCTATATGAAGCCGTGTTGATGACCGATCAGTCCAAAGCCCGGTTGATTCAGAATACCCTGGCTCAGAACGGAGGCGGGGCTGCTTTTCATGATGATGCCCAAGCCGATGTGCAGGGGAATATTATTACTCAGAGCGCAGTAGGTTTCTTATTTTTTCCCGGGAGTCACACCACGCTGGCCTTTAACGCCTTGTCAGGCAACCAGGGGGATTATGTCATGACCGGGACTCCACCCACACCGGCTCCGGATAGGGCAGGGAAAACCGATGTACAATTTGCTCCAGGATTTGTCAGTCCTGAGAATGGGGATTTTCGTCTTCAGTCGGATTCTTCCTTGATCCAGGTTGGTGCCTTTCCATATTTAGGGGCTCTGCCTCCGGTTTCTTCCAACCCATAA
- a CDS encoding retropepsin-like aspartic protease family protein encodes MVYTALLVSPGHSATYDCFDESRTRVLTDNPAQLFNCTLLPSQSPSLSNQASSTTATLQATPKSVPEQAPPDTQISTQISSLNEEEQDRPVNQEITIPLTKSGGSFVVPVMLNQERLAQLIVDTGASMTVLSTQVAIDLGILGTTDNELLTVNTAGGSVQVNMNYLSSITVGTARATNVAVALHDLPDIPEHIEGLLGMSFLKHFLVTLDAEHAQLILRPKQKP; translated from the coding sequence ATGGTATATACTGCCCTATTGGTGTCTCCAGGGCATTCAGCGACATATGACTGTTTTGATGAGTCCAGAACACGCGTTTTAACAGACAATCCAGCCCAACTATTTAACTGCACGCTATTGCCATCACAAAGCCCTTCTCTCAGCAATCAAGCGTCATCCACGACTGCAACACTTCAAGCAACCCCAAAGTCCGTTCCTGAGCAAGCACCTCCTGACACTCAGATTTCTACTCAGATATCTTCCTTGAATGAGGAAGAGCAGGACAGACCTGTTAATCAGGAAATCACCATACCCCTTACCAAAAGTGGAGGGTCATTTGTCGTTCCTGTCATGTTAAATCAAGAACGATTGGCCCAACTCATTGTGGATACCGGTGCCTCCATGACAGTCCTTTCGACTCAGGTCGCCATTGATCTCGGAATCCTGGGAACCACCGACAATGAACTCTTGACCGTCAATACCGCAGGAGGGTCGGTGCAAGTCAACATGAACTATCTCTCTTCCATCACGGTCGGAACCGCACGGGCCACCAATGTCGCCGTAGCCCTTCACGATCTCCCGGATATTCCGGAACACATCGAGGGTCTGCTCGGGATGTCCTTCCTTAAACACTTTCTCGTGACGCTGGATGCGGAGCATGCTCAATTGATTCTCCGTCCCAAGCAAAAACCCTAA
- a CDS encoding PilN domain-containing protein codes for MMIPRVHRNLSAPGIPLLQLSQLGLTLLTAGALALTASFWWEGNSLHEQIDVLEEQAAGVEAANQQLVAQARAAGLDLSHQAIRSIPSKVTFVKQVRERVGFSWTQLLTDLETAIPSDITLNSVSLDEKTDTILLQGSAASLPDLNRLIHQLEKHAAFQNVLLSQHSTKTTKEEQGGSHSVFSLTVTYDARHPTSHLTGVPKQR; via the coding sequence ATGATGATCCCACGTGTACATAGAAATTTATCTGCACCCGGGATTCCTCTTCTTCAATTGTCCCAACTCGGACTCACCCTTCTCACCGCTGGGGCCCTTGCCCTGACCGCTTCATTCTGGTGGGAGGGAAACTCATTACATGAACAGATTGATGTCCTGGAAGAGCAAGCCGCCGGTGTCGAGGCGGCCAACCAACAATTGGTCGCTCAAGCCAGGGCGGCCGGGCTTGACCTTTCACACCAGGCCATTCGAAGCATTCCCTCAAAAGTCACTTTTGTGAAACAGGTTCGTGAACGGGTGGGATTTTCCTGGACACAATTATTGACGGATCTGGAAACAGCGATTCCCTCGGATATCACCCTGAACTCAGTGTCTCTCGATGAAAAAACCGACACAATCCTTCTCCAAGGATCGGCAGCATCTTTACCCGACCTCAATCGACTCATTCACCAGTTAGAGAAGCATGCAGCCTTTCAGAATGTGTTGCTATCGCAGCATTCCACAAAAACTACCAAAGAAGAGCAAGGTGGCTCACATAGCGTATTTTCGCTCACCGTCACCTATGATGCCCGACACCCAACTTCTCACCTGACAGGGGTCCCCAAGCAACGATGA
- a CDS encoding GspE/PulE family protein, with protein sequence MLTRIKAELDPVLIKEDEKGEEVLSVERITKDLSPVVKLVNTIILTALQKQASDIHIEPTERTVDVKFRIDGVLYLAMDPFDTGIHPSLISRLKIMSELDIAERRTPQDGRFKLLLNHRTIDFRVSILPSVYGESVVIRILDKQHISAGVQGLRLEALGYTGEDLRRFRRAITRPYGMVLVTGPTGSGKTTTLYAAINEVHSDEDKIITIEDPVEYQLKGIVQIPVNEKKGLTFARGLRSILRHDPDKIMVGEIRDLETAQIAIQSALTGHLVFSTVHANNAFDVISRFVNMGIESYNFVASLSCILAQRLVRSICPTCRIPVQIHPEQCQESGIEYEDVKHLTFFEGKGCNECHGLGFRGRKAITEFLDMTDSIKEMILNEKSISEIRTAAMAQGMTSLRQAALEKVYRGETTLKEINRVTPIEEI encoded by the coding sequence GTGCTCACACGCATCAAAGCGGAATTGGATCCAGTGCTGATTAAAGAAGACGAGAAAGGCGAAGAAGTTCTCTCCGTAGAACGGATCACCAAGGACCTCAGCCCGGTAGTCAAGCTGGTCAATACGATAATCTTAACGGCTCTGCAAAAGCAGGCGAGCGACATTCATATTGAGCCCACGGAACGCACGGTGGATGTCAAGTTCCGGATTGATGGCGTCCTCTATTTAGCCATGGATCCTTTTGATACCGGCATTCACCCCTCTCTCATTTCCAGGCTCAAAATCATGTCGGAACTCGATATTGCGGAACGTCGAACGCCGCAAGATGGTCGTTTCAAACTGCTACTGAATCACCGAACCATTGATTTCCGGGTCTCCATATTGCCAAGTGTGTACGGAGAATCGGTAGTCATCAGAATTCTGGATAAACAACACATATCCGCAGGGGTCCAGGGGTTACGCCTGGAAGCCCTCGGGTATACCGGGGAAGACCTTCGCCGATTCCGGCGAGCCATTACCCGCCCCTATGGCATGGTGCTGGTCACCGGACCCACAGGAAGCGGAAAAACGACGACCCTGTATGCCGCGATCAATGAGGTGCACTCCGACGAAGATAAAATCATTACCATTGAAGATCCGGTGGAATATCAATTAAAGGGGATCGTACAAATTCCCGTCAATGAAAAAAAGGGACTCACGTTTGCCAGAGGCCTCCGATCCATTTTGCGGCACGATCCCGATAAAATCATGGTCGGAGAAATTCGGGACTTAGAGACGGCACAAATTGCCATTCAATCGGCACTCACCGGGCATTTGGTCTTTTCTACCGTGCATGCGAATAATGCTTTTGACGTCATTAGCCGGTTTGTGAATATGGGCATTGAATCGTATAACTTTGTGGCGTCCCTGAGTTGTATTCTCGCCCAACGCCTGGTGCGGTCCATTTGCCCAACCTGCCGGATCCCCGTTCAGATACATCCCGAGCAGTGCCAGGAATCCGGCATTGAATATGAAGACGTGAAACACCTGACCTTTTTCGAAGGAAAAGGATGCAATGAATGCCACGGATTAGGTTTTCGAGGTCGAAAAGCCATTACAGAATTTTTGGATATGACCGACTCCATCAAGGAAATGATTTTAAACGAGAAATCTATTTCGGAAATTCGCACGGCTGCTATGGCTCAGGGAATGACCTCGCTACGCCAAGCAGCCCTTGAAAAAGTCTACCGAGGAGAAACGACGCTCAAAGAAATTAATCGGGTGACTCCGATCGAGGAAATCTAA
- a CDS encoding type II secretion system F family protein, with the protein MPRFHYKAARPDGTIIETDGDGETSQSLRSQLEAQGLLVLDLAGSGARQIVSRKKRQRPLALRDFLIFNQEFLALLKAGLPMLRCFDLLAERNTQGGFQQALQSVREHIRGGSAISEAMTHHPTYFPELYQASLRAGEQAGNLPEVLSRYIAYLKMLIGVREKVVKATIYPIFLLGFGLLVTMGLLFFVLPSFAEVYQESRVELPWATQLLIDLTHSATQWMIGLLIFIGIAGMVIYWWKNTPQGQWQIHWLFLHAPVLGPLFLKNQVIRLARTLSTILGGGIPLLSALQVTAKSMPNKVFAKALQSVIVHVREGTSLSAALKKENFLPRLTLEMVEVGETTGSLEAMLFEVAEFHEGELDFQLSRLMTWIEPMFIILIGVILGGVVIALYLPIFQMAGAV; encoded by the coding sequence GTGCCCCGGTTTCATTACAAAGCCGCTCGTCCGGATGGAACGATCATTGAAACCGATGGAGACGGCGAAACATCTCAAAGCCTTCGCTCTCAACTCGAGGCTCAAGGACTGCTTGTTCTTGACCTGGCTGGCTCTGGCGCCAGGCAGATCGTCTCACGAAAAAAACGGCAACGTCCTTTAGCGCTTAGAGATTTCCTGATTTTCAATCAGGAATTTTTAGCCCTACTCAAAGCCGGATTGCCCATGTTGCGGTGCTTTGATCTTCTGGCAGAACGAAACACCCAGGGGGGGTTCCAACAAGCTCTGCAATCCGTACGAGAGCATATTCGAGGAGGATCGGCCATTTCCGAAGCCATGACCCATCACCCCACCTACTTTCCGGAACTCTATCAAGCTTCCTTACGAGCCGGGGAGCAGGCTGGCAACCTCCCGGAAGTCCTCAGCCGATACATTGCGTATTTAAAAATGCTTATTGGGGTTCGGGAAAAAGTCGTGAAAGCGACCATTTACCCTATATTTTTATTGGGGTTTGGTCTCCTGGTGACCATGGGTCTGTTATTTTTTGTGCTTCCGTCATTCGCGGAAGTCTATCAAGAAAGTCGCGTGGAATTGCCCTGGGCCACCCAGCTTTTGATTGATCTGACCCATTCCGCCACCCAATGGATGATCGGACTGCTGATTTTCATAGGAATTGCGGGGATGGTGATCTATTGGTGGAAAAACACCCCTCAAGGTCAATGGCAAATACATTGGTTATTTCTCCATGCTCCGGTGCTTGGGCCTTTGTTTTTAAAAAATCAAGTGATTCGGTTAGCCAGAACACTGTCAACCATTCTTGGAGGCGGAATCCCCTTGTTATCCGCCTTGCAAGTCACAGCGAAATCCATGCCCAATAAAGTCTTTGCCAAAGCGCTCCAATCAGTCATTGTCCATGTTCGGGAAGGGACCAGCCTCTCCGCGGCATTAAAAAAAGAGAACTTTCTTCCTCGCCTCACCCTGGAAATGGTTGAAGTCGGTGAAACGACCGGATCGTTGGAAGCCATGCTTTTTGAGGTCGCCGAATTTCATGAAGGAGAATTGGATTTTCAATTATCTCGACTGATGACATGGATCGAACCTATGTTCATCATTCTGATTGGCGTAATTTTGGGAGGGGTGGTCATTGCCCTTTACCTTCCTATTTTCCAAATGGCAGGAGCGGTGTAA
- a CDS encoding LysM peptidoglycan-binding domain-containing protein, producing the protein MKCNHWTHMILSGTFILILGGCAQKPTKPVAVDSSIEYASQTSHQEVLLQEARIENENLRAEIGALKILMAKQAGELQSLRGHTQSIQHREQDQGLELQHIRGELLDIQAERDQLRKHNMELEGQVASMPDTTQLVSDIQILNQSFQQIMTSMKQLSTDITLIKQELHRSSGQGQPLQTKHSISKPPSSSVNKRQPDSQGRIVIQNGDSLWKLSQMYHVSIAQLHEWNDLDSDVIMTGFKIQVTQPMASQPNAVNTSSHPNQAADTPVIPEALAEPVQHESLPLQDNRVESAPEPKHILSLGNPHLPESP; encoded by the coding sequence ATGAAATGTAATCATTGGACGCACATGATTCTGAGCGGAACATTTATTCTGATTTTAGGCGGCTGTGCTCAAAAACCGACAAAACCGGTCGCGGTCGATTCATCGATAGAGTATGCCTCCCAGACTTCTCACCAAGAGGTTCTCCTTCAAGAAGCCAGAATAGAAAATGAAAATTTACGGGCTGAAATAGGGGCATTAAAAATTCTCATGGCCAAACAAGCGGGTGAACTGCAATCGCTGAGAGGCCATACGCAATCCATTCAGCATCGGGAACAGGATCAAGGGCTTGAGCTGCAACATATTCGTGGAGAACTTCTGGACATTCAGGCCGAGCGAGATCAACTGCGAAAACACAACATGGAACTTGAGGGCCAGGTTGCCAGCATGCCGGATACCACGCAGCTCGTGTCAGATATTCAAATCCTCAACCAATCATTTCAGCAAATTATGACGAGCATGAAACAGCTTTCCACTGATATCACGCTGATTAAACAGGAACTCCACCGGTCCTCAGGTCAGGGACAACCCTTGCAAACGAAACACTCAATTTCCAAACCACCATCCTCGTCCGTGAATAAACGTCAACCGGATTCCCAGGGACGGATTGTCATTCAAAATGGCGACTCCCTCTGGAAGTTATCCCAAATGTATCATGTCTCCATTGCCCAATTACATGAATGGAATGATCTCGATTCTGACGTGATTATGACCGGATTCAAAATTCAAGTCACCCAGCCGATGGCATCTCAACCGAATGCCGTAAACACTTCGAGTCATCCAAATCAGGCAGCGGATACCCCCGTCATCCCAGAGGCCCTGGCGGAACCGGTACAACATGAAAGCCTTCCCCTACAGGACAATCGTGTGGAAAGTGCCCCTGAGCCAAAACATATACTCTCGCTTGGCAATCCTCATTTACCTGAGTCACCCTAG